The Mytilus edulis chromosome 5, xbMytEdul2.2, whole genome shotgun sequence genomic interval TATATCTATTCTTTACATATCCAGTTTGGTCTAGACTTATAATAGACGGTAGAactttttttagtctttgtgctAACACATAAGCCAGTAGTTTTGTATCTATGTTAAGTAATGTGATTGGACGGTAATTATTTAATGAAAGCGggtcatcttttttatatattaaggaAATCGCACCTTTTTTTGTGAATTGTTAAGTTCTTTTTTTCtcataattattattgaatactttaaccataatattttttaaattattccaAAATTGTCTATAAAATTCCACCGCCAGACCATCCAGGCCAGGGGATTtatttaacttcattttaaaGATTGATTCTGTACATTCTTTCTCAGTTACTTCCCCTTCACATTGATTGCTTTCTGATTCATCTAGCTGTTTTGATATTTCTGTTTCTGTTATATACTTCTTAACCTCATTATCACAGGGATTAGTTGATTCATAAAGTTTTTTATAGTATTTTACTTCtaactctaaaattttattttgatttttagtagCCAAACCATTTTCATCATATAATTCAGTAACAACTTTTTTGTTTGACGACTCTTTTCTAGCCCCAAGAAATATTCACTCTTTTTTTCACCTTCTTCAAACCATTTTACCCTTGACCTTATTTTTTGACCTTTAATCTTATCTTGATACAGAGTGTCTAACTTATTTTTAACAttctgtatttctttttgtaatgttttatttatatcagtactatcatttattttattattaaggttATTCAACTTTGTTTCTAGAACATTTATCTCATCTTTTCTTAATTTAGCTTTTCTTTTACAATAGTCTAAACTTGCATCCCTTACTTCTATTTTCAAATTATCCCAAAGAATCCCCAAATCATCACAGTTGGTtaattctttttcatatttagataTTAGCTTTTTAATAACATAAACATATTCTTCATTGTTCATTATGCTAGCATTTAACTTCCAATACCCCCTTCCTTTATTTCCTCTTTCAGTATTTATTTTGAGTGACACTGCATTATGGTCAGTTATTTTTTGGACAATAGGTCTAATATCacaatttttgcagtttttttgtacttctttagaaacaaaaaaataatcaattctgGTAGCTTCTGTTCTATCTTTCCTACACCAAGTAAATTGtctagtatttttatttttatttctccaAATATCAATTAGTTTACATGATTTTATAAGCCCTTTTAAACTTGTTACAGGTTTATCAAATTTTTTGGAAGATTTAGTTTTATCTTTTGTATCTAGCAGTGACCAAATGTCATTAAAATCACCTCCTAGAATGACTTGCCCGAGTCCGTATTTATTAATAAacacttttattgttttaaagaaaCTATTTCTTTCTCTTAATCTGTTCGGAGCATAGATATTAACTAATGTGtaaatattttcatcaatttcAATATTAATCATAATGACTCTCCCTTCTAAGTCTTTATGTTCATCTATGTATTTGAATTTGGTTTTATCTTTTATCCATATCGCTACCCCACGTGAATTGCTTGTCCCGTCGCTTCTAAAAAGATTTTCACCAAATTCCTTTTCTAACGTgaaattcattttatttgtaaaatgggTTTCCTGTATGAATagaatatcatttttttgttgattcGACCAGCTtacaattttacttattttttcagGTTGTTGCAGGCCATTGGCATTGACCGTGCTTATATGTAGACTATTCTTcattttggattaaaaaaaaattgattgagcGTTTTATCTGGTAAGTACCATTTTCTAATcatagttttcaaaatattttccatatataataTACAGCTGTtgctatacatttgtatatcatttttataCTTTGCGTTTTCATAgggctttttattcattttttggcAGAAACCTTTTACCATATATGTagcatttttataacttttaaatgtatgtttACAGAAAGGTTTTTAATGGctttttcttttaatatacaGGTATATTTCCTGAGTAATTACAAAATACGCTTTACTGATTCTTACGGATTAAATTTTATCGATGTACCTTTAAACACTTGTCTAGCTTTTACTACCGGCGATTTTTTGTTACGGTTTATcgtacatttatttaaatttgcttgCCTCTTTACGTATGTTCTAGATTTTAACCTGCTGTTATTAAAACTCTTCTATTGAGTCTAATGTTTAAGGCTGAATCGAATTTTGATGATTGTTTCCATTGTTTTAATGATTTACACTCATTATAAactatgttataaaatttaatagaCAACCATTTAAGACATTCGTCAGTAGATCTTGTTGCAAgatacaaaacttttgaaattgatttaaaagTCCGTTCAAGGTCGAATGACCTATATTTACTTGCCCACGTGACACTGTATGTAAACACAAACAAGTGTTGACACACTTTTTTTTAACCACAAAATAATGCATGTAAACTTAGGCGCTTTTTGGCACCATATGCAGTTATCAGTACTCTTTTCATCATAAATATGATAAGATAATTTTATCACAATACATATCTCTAGAAAGTATATCATTAgtattaatagatataaaaatgtCCATACATAAtagcatacatatacatataaatttcTTATAACAAAAACATGTGATATATAGTATACTGTTTTTCTCAAAAATAGCATTTTTAGAGCTTTTACTATTAGGCAAAATATTAAAAACCTTTTCTGAAGCTAATCTAAGTATTGAATGTGTGcttcttatatattttacaaacaaatttaacattattaTCATTTGACAAGTCATAATTCGCTTTGAATAGAAAAGATTTGTTTTACtcaaatttattaaatgtaatttattcACTATCTTAGTACACCTTTGTTCTATATCAGaatcttcatattttatttttacttttttctttttctttttcaggttAAACATTTCAAACAGGATTAACTTCAGTAGAGTTAAATAATCTGTTGAAACTAGACCTTCAATTCTCTTCACAACTTGCTGCAATAGAATACAGCTTACATCAAATTTACAGATCAAACATTTTAGATAGTAATTACTGgatgatataaataaaaacagtGCTGTACAAACTATTTTGTGAGACATTTTAACATggcaatgcatttttttttaatgtttatatataatttttattaaaagtatttctatctaAAGTTTGTATTTTTAATATCATCATCATCAAGCTAGCGTCTCTTCTTTGGCTTCTTTGCATCTCTCGTTGCGTCATGAAGATTTTCAGTTGGCGTCACAGGAGATTTTTCAACGTTTGGATTTTTATTTCTTAACTGTTTAGGCGTATCATTAATATTGTTAGTGCTGTCTTGATCTCTGCCTTTCGTTGATAGATATCTTGTTATGCTTTCTTTGTGGcctgtgtttttgttgttctttGGTGTTTGACCTTGTTGTTTTTTGGACAACACACTTTGAGTTTCAAGGATTGACTGAGACTGTTCTGGATTGTTATCCGTCTTCTTACTTTCCTCGATACTCATTGACGGCTTTGTTATATTTTGGGAATTTCCTTCCTCAAGAGACTGATTGTTTTCACCTGTGCAATCATCATTGCtttcatcatcatcgtcatcatcatcatcatgatTTTCTTTGTTGAACGTGTTATTCATTTCATCACCATCATCATTTACCTCACTATCAGAATTCATATTTTCTGTACATTCAAATTGTTTATGCCCAAATTGCCCACATTTTTCCAGCCATTTGGACATTCTCTTGCTGTATGTCCTTCATCAAGGCACTTGCTGCATTTTGTACTTGGCCTTGTTGTATGAGGTTGACCATAATGATTTATGTTGGCCCAGTATTTCCCAACCTGCATAGTTTTAGGTAAGGGTTGTTCAAAAGTTTTGCATATCAATATGCGGTCACCATTTTTACAATTTGTAATCTTGTTGTCTATTCGGAGCCTCTCCCTATAACAGCTAAGAACCTCACATTTACTGACAGAAGTTTCTAATGTTCTTATTATTTGGTTGTCGTCTGCTAAGAGGGGAATGTTTTTTACCCGTACTCTGATTGTATCTTCCTGTTCACGAAAATACtgtacatttctaggaatatgattggttaaaagcgtcctcgtggaaaccgtgtatatttaatattttatatcaataggTGTATTACTATGAGCTTGTTTGATTAACAGGTTTGTATCAATAGGTGTATTACTATGAGCTTGTTTGATTAACAGGTTTGTCGACTGATTGCTGATTGTTTGATATCCACATGCCTatcactagtagcacgatttcagtctgaaacggtcattttggtctgatcgtatcttaattgactggatttaccgctagaggaaAACGTCAAGATTTGTCAGATCGTTCAGTCTCCATTCGGATCGATAGTCTCATTAGGTAAATTAGTcccgttaaggcatgtcaagatatttaagactgtatcttctagcgagctgtttagatccgttaagaccgtgtcagaccaaaacagaccatggatacaaactgacgtcaagatgttgtcagaccgtgtccagtcgtgttcagattttaataatttggacacaaaacgagtgaaactttcccattatttatcaggggttgctcccctttcaagaataaaataaaactgtgaaagaagacgatttttttaactgaaagtctaccacgtccccttaatcatgttatttaaataaaacaaatattcaattttaattcgaacttcttcctatttaattatttaacactgttttataattatataaataaaaaaagtagctcaaagtcatactgctgcacaaatcgccgcgaattgactaaaaaaatcaacagattgccgaaataatatttgattattgaatataagcacctgaacctttgtatttaatggtttacaagtgaTTGCAATACGTTTTATATGCAATTACAGACTGCCGTACGTGGTGaagaatttgtcattcatttttacacccttatttaataataacggatgtcggccgtgaacacttgaaaacgtgatcttgatatgttaaattaaatttaagatgtaactatttttaaatattgtaaatgaatgcattatcatttatcttttatgttacctatataaattgcatttgagtaaatttgaggcagggaaaaaatatatagatataactctgtcttttatcgttttctgtttattgtcatgacattgtccgttaactttatttttgccagactcatgcgtttgactttccatctttatttttgaatgtgtctataattcgagagccttttgtaaaaaaaactacataccagaagccttcgttaaaaaataaagtttgaatattatagcagaaaaaggcttataaattcattcaaatttatatttgaaataggataaataatcaagaaaatgtttataaatacgtCAGACACTGtacttaaagtacatttaaagaccaggttacatatatattacatgcatacagcataataaagctggtttaatttgaatgactatccattagggacatttttcgacgataattaatcaaatctgacaagtttaattaaaaacggaaaataattcttcgcccgtaaacgatttaacgttaccgtaccctctttatttttgttgcattcaTGTCGCATGTGTGTCGGCAGTGTCAGCGCTTCTAATAGCTaacttattttacataaaatcgttgacatggtagaaggaaactatagtacaatataagctgagctggaaattgcaattggtgagtagaaatgaatattttaatacatgtctatCAGAATAATCATTGATCATGGATCATCAGACATCACCCAAGAATTTGAAGGGAAAATGttcacatttgttaaatttgtgcATACAGGTATGAATCGACGTTCCAATACTCCACACTCTTGGATAGTAGCCTGTTCAAAGGCAAAGTAAGAATTTGggcttgttaaaaaattgttcctgtgattggaccccccccccctttttcatgttttttggaagatcaatgcatgatttaaaaagttacatataaacTAGTATGGATTAAACCTCCTTTTAAAAATGGCGGGATCCACCCCTGTTTATTGCCTAACATGCATTGACATGTGGGGTATTCACAATGGTATGGTTGTGCGGGATGGCCTATACAACAGTTACAAGACCTAAACCCCTGATCGAGTAATcctatatattgtatgttaatgtattgataactgtcacgtcctaaatttgcatgaaatatttgtcactttttttttattaaccaataacCAACCAATCTTCACATGTTACGATGTAGTCCGagacaagcttgtctggcaaaacagccgtttggacgtcagagtaatctcagactagTTACGACgatgatataaaattgagaaaggaaatggtgaatatgtcaaagcgacaaccacccgaccatagagcaaacaacagccgaaggcaaccaatgggtcttcaatgtagcgagaattcccgcacccgtaggtgttcttcagctggcccctaaaatatgcataatagtacagtgataatggacgtcatactaaactccgaattatacacaagaaactaaaatttaaaatcatacaagactaacaaaggccagaggctcctgacttgggacaggcgcaaaattgcggcggggttaaacatgtttatgagatctcaaccctccccctatacctctagccaatatagaaaagtaaaagaataacaatacgcacattaaaattcagttcaagagaagtccgagtctgatgtcaaaagatgtaacaaaagaaaataaataaaatgacaataatacataaataacaacagactactagcagttaactgacatgccagctccagacctcaattaaactgattgaaagattatgtcttcatcatatgaatatcaggtacaatccctcccgttaggggtttagtatcatactatcataaaatatatgagaagaacataacccgtgtcatgccaacaactgtttttttagaaataaatgtgtttagttccgatgcaaagaccctatcagtgaatcaatgttaaatccaaaatatgcaatctttaatgacctgacaacagtatcgtaactatatccccttttaataagtctatttaaaggttttgttagtttctgaggagaatactgacatttttgtgctttataaagaatatttccataaaattttggatgtgaaatacctgaacgtataagatgtctgcatgttgagttatatttacgaattatttccttataccggtgataaaatttagtaaatgttttgaccagtttgtgatatcgaaaaccctggtgtaataatttttcagtaatacataaatttctctcgctaaaatctaatacattgttacatacacgagcgaatcgtacaagttgagatatataaacaccataagatggtgacaagggaacgtcaccatctaaaaatggataattaacaataggaaatgaaaaatcatctcttttatcataaatttttgtattaagcttcccgtttatgatatagatatcaagatcgaggaaagggcagtggtcatacctatttatatagccactggtgggtgatgtacaataattataatttgtcacatatgtgttatgaataccttcaacatgttcaaggcttggatttatatatatgcaataacctcaaaattgcccggggcaaaaaaaagagtatattgatattgtgccctgacaTGCCTGATTCCAAATGATGAGACAACATTGCGTCCTtaacaacaatttttaacacttttcatcttttgtgataagaaatttaagattttaccgggtatgattcattattttattataaatgatttgttatgctctaaattttgtagatcttaaatatatgttataacaagaaaaagaaattatgttgaaatttttatttttatctttaaattttgtatattaattattattcactgtcatgactgtcatgACTAAATAAAATTAGATCCCACGCATGCGCGGCATAGTTACTGTAAATAAGTGCCGGACAcgttatcatcagtatgttgatggattataaagaagaagaagaatcttataaatactatttgctttgtcaccatgtcacgttggtagtaatattcaacaaattctattttaaaataaaaaagtattataaattgatcacaacaaGTATAGTGCTATACAATGCTATAGCCTCTATtagacagtaacccttcaatgaagtatacacctaagaaaacattgatgtagaaagagagaacattttgttttagaaatagaacctcaaaaaagggttttattcttcttctcataagggacttatcaattaaattgtataagtcataaattcatttctttacatcattaaactttgttgtcaagcaaattatgattgctagtttttcttgtagataaattatacaagtttatatataataaatactttattcttaatgtatgttttttttgtagataagatatcacattggtttgagcatgattcccagccagattatgaagcggcatatatcatgtatagcaatgtatatataggaaatatatagtgtcactaagttactctcatatggtacctcatttgtacctgtagctataaattgtgaaatggtggattcattcataattttgtgttACTTATTGGTTTGGAAATGACGTTGATAGAGCTAACAGCATTATGTCATGATGTACAGTTGATGGGATGATCTGATTGGACAAAAAGAGAATTGTGAATTGAACAAATAGCAAACTTACAATTCATAGAAAAAATATAGGAAATACAATGTACTACATTACTTGGTGACAGAGCatacctttgatatatatatatatatatatatttgaaataagtaatattaacaatttgaaataaagagaatttaaagttttctagGAATATTAGTAGTGCATCATATCTTAATTCCATGATTATCTTGGATAGTTATATTATTAAGAATAGAAAATTGGAATAATGGaaatttctagtttcagtgaatatcaatcattgtcaatactaAACGTGCAGCATCATGATCATACATCATCTGATTCACcttggataattattcatttgaaataagaatttggATATAATAAGAGTTTCTATGCTGCCATTGCTATTGTTGGCTACATGTACAACCAGGGAGTGTTAAACCTCCTTTACTTTCCATGAGGGTCTGTCACGGTCCATCACTATTTGTTAGtgtcatatatatgcatgatgatggaagtttttaccaACCTAGACAAGCTTTAGTTTACAGCCCTGGCATGGTTGTTGGTTAGAGTCGAATGACAGCTTGCTGTATAGTTATAATAGTCtgaatgtatctacatgtattttaataatcttctaaattactgttcattctgaaactggcattttatAATAGTAGTCAAACATATTacacaatacatgtacttcaaagtatcattttattttgtctcgccttacacaaaagtcatgaaagttggttgtatacaagaaattt includes:
- the LOC139525179 gene encoding putative neugrin-like protein DDB_G0288135, coding for MSKWLEKCGQFGHKQFECTENMNSDSEVNDDGDEMNNTFNKENHDDDDDDDDESNDDCTGENNQSLEEGNSQNITKPSMSIEESKKTDNNPEQSQSILETQSVLSKKQQGQTPKNNKNTGHKESITRYLSTKGRDQDSTNNINDTPKQLRNKNPNVEKSPVTPTENLHDATRDAKKPKKRR